A genomic region of Dickeya solani IPO 2222 contains the following coding sequences:
- a CDS encoding nucleoside-specific channel-forming protein Tsx produces the protein MKKILAACAISTLSYSLPTLADGNSPQYLSDWWHQSINVVGSYHTRFGPQLNNDLYLEYEAFTHKDWFDFYGYVDVPKSFGVGNTPDRGIWNKGSPLFMEIEPRFSIDKLTNTQLGFGPFKEWYVANNIIYDQGQNNDSRQSTWYVGLGTDIDTGTDLSLSANIYAKYQGQNYSAPNEDRWDGYRFKIKYFYPITSLWGGKLTYIGFTNFDFGSDLANNAGPSRTSNAIASSHILALNYDHWHYSVVARYFHNGGQWADGTELNFGRGPFNVRSTGWGYYLVAGYNF, from the coding sequence TTACCGACCCTTGCCGACGGGAATTCCCCGCAATACCTCTCCGACTGGTGGCACCAGAGCATCAATGTGGTGGGCAGCTATCACACCCGTTTCGGACCTCAGTTAAACAATGATTTGTATCTGGAATATGAAGCTTTCACTCATAAAGACTGGTTTGACTTCTATGGCTATGTCGACGTACCGAAATCCTTTGGCGTCGGCAACACGCCAGACCGCGGCATCTGGAACAAAGGCTCTCCGCTGTTCATGGAGATCGAGCCACGTTTTTCCATTGATAAACTGACCAATACCCAACTGGGCTTCGGGCCATTCAAAGAGTGGTACGTCGCCAACAACATTATTTACGATCAGGGCCAAAATAACGACTCACGCCAGAGCACCTGGTACGTAGGTCTGGGAACCGATATCGATACCGGAACCGACCTGTCGCTGTCCGCCAATATCTATGCCAAGTATCAGGGGCAGAACTACAGCGCGCCGAATGAAGATCGCTGGGATGGCTACCGTTTCAAAATCAAATACTTCTACCCGATTACCTCATTGTGGGGCGGCAAGCTGACTTATATCGGCTTCACCAACTTCGACTTCGGCTCCGATCTGGCTAATAACGCCGGCCCGTCCCGCACCAGCAATGCGATTGCCTCCAGCCATATTCTGGCGTTGAATTATGATCACTGGCATTACTCGGTCGTCGCCCGTTACTTCCATAATGGCGGCCAGTGGGCCGATGGCACCGAGCTGAACTTCGGCCGTGGTCCGTTTAATGTCCGCTCCACTGGATGGGGCTATTATCTGGTGGCCGGTTACAACTTCTGA